In Microvirga lotononidis, a single genomic region encodes these proteins:
- a CDS encoding ABC transporter permease produces MKLPAPNAALGGAVVGIVILSALSGALWTPFDPLKINFAARLQPPGPVYWLGTDEFGRDVLSRLMAAAATSVWISLLTVTAAVTAGTALGVFAGYVRGWTDRILMAFNDALLAFPGILLALGLLAVIGANKYGIILALGLAYTPSVARVVRGTVLSLREKEFVEASRVMGNSEIFTMARHILPNCVAPLTVLATSMFGWVLLSESALSFLGLGVPPPAPTWGNMLASSRSFIAQAVWLGIFPGLCISLTLLGINLLGDALRDKLDPRMRGV; encoded by the coding sequence ATGAAATTACCAGCTCCCAACGCCGCCCTCGGCGGCGCCGTCGTCGGCATCGTGATCCTCAGCGCACTCTCCGGCGCCCTCTGGACACCATTCGATCCGCTCAAGATCAACTTCGCGGCACGGCTGCAGCCGCCAGGGCCCGTCTACTGGCTCGGCACAGACGAATTCGGCCGCGATGTCCTGAGCCGCCTCATGGCGGCCGCGGCCACGAGCGTCTGGATCAGCCTTCTCACGGTCACAGCGGCCGTAACGGCCGGAACGGCTCTCGGTGTCTTCGCGGGCTACGTGCGCGGCTGGACGGACCGTATTCTCATGGCATTCAACGACGCGCTCCTAGCTTTCCCGGGTATCCTTCTGGCGCTCGGCCTGCTCGCCGTCATCGGCGCGAACAAGTACGGCATCATCCTAGCGCTTGGGCTGGCCTATACGCCGTCCGTGGCGCGCGTGGTGCGCGGCACCGTGCTGTCCCTGCGCGAGAAGGAGTTCGTGGAGGCCTCACGCGTGATGGGCAATTCGGAGATCTTCACCATGGCGCGGCACATCCTGCCCAATTGCGTCGCGCCACTGACAGTGCTTGCAACCTCCATGTTCGGCTGGGTGCTCTTGTCCGAGAGTGCCTTGAGCTTTCTCGGACTCGGCGTGCCCCCCCCCGCGCCCACATGGGGTAACATGCTCGCCAGCAGCCGCTCCTTCATCGCGCAGGCCGTCTGGCTCGGTATCTTCCCTGGTCTGTGCATCTCGCTGACGCTTCTCGGCATCAACCTTCTGGGAGATGCCCTGCGCGACAAGCTCGATCCACGCATGCGAGGAGTGTGA
- a CDS encoding ABC transporter ATP-binding protein, with product MVKTELLSVEGLRLTVAHSQMNVVKGISFTVAPGEIVGIVGESGSGKTLAARAVMGLEPPAIRRTGGTIRFEGKDIAQLSPGELRKLRGARVGMVFQEPMTSLNPSMLIGRQLDEGLALHRKLSPEERRTLILDMLRRVGLKDPEGALQSYPHQFSGGMRQRIMLASVMLLQPALLIADEPTTALDALVQRDVLELMVELTRARGTAVLMISHDLAMVARYTDRIIVMQKGEIIEEGVTQDLLREPKDPYTRKLLTAMPHRLPARSITEAAGPIVEVRNLVVDYGGRQGFLRKEPGKRVLHGINLSIRPREVVALVGGSGSGKTTLGRAIAGLLNPTGGEIRFAGRSIVPGSEGWNDYRLDCQMVFQDPYSSLDPRMTIGALIREALRLVPTMRSREKTERVREILNEVGLSDAYVERYPHELSGGQRQRVAIARAVVRRPAFVIADEPVSALDVTVRAQVLDLFADLQERHGFSCLFISHDLGVVEQVADRVVVMQDGRIAEEGTRDAVFDAPQHPYTKRLLSAIPILVRTEQDGVRLRWRDEEASPEHGAETPRPEAYAALGRG from the coding sequence ATGGTCAAGACCGAACTTCTCAGCGTCGAGGGCCTGAGGCTCACGGTGGCGCATAGCCAGATGAACGTTGTCAAGGGCATCAGCTTTACGGTGGCACCTGGAGAGATTGTCGGCATCGTCGGTGAATCCGGTAGCGGCAAGACCCTCGCGGCCCGCGCCGTCATGGGCCTGGAGCCGCCCGCCATACGCCGCACCGGCGGCACCATCCGGTTCGAGGGCAAGGACATCGCACAGCTTTCGCCCGGCGAATTGCGGAAGCTGCGTGGCGCGCGCGTCGGTATGGTGTTCCAGGAGCCGATGACCTCCCTCAACCCGTCCATGCTCATTGGTCGGCAACTCGACGAAGGTTTGGCGCTTCACCGGAAGCTGAGCCCCGAGGAGAGGCGGACGCTCATCCTCGACATGCTCCGCCGTGTCGGCCTCAAGGATCCGGAGGGTGCGCTCCAATCCTATCCTCACCAGTTCTCTGGAGGAATGCGCCAGCGCATCATGCTGGCCTCCGTCATGCTCCTCCAGCCGGCGCTTCTCATCGCTGACGAGCCAACGACGGCACTCGACGCGCTCGTTCAGCGGGACGTGCTCGAATTGATGGTCGAGCTCACGCGGGCGCGGGGCACGGCCGTCCTCATGATCAGCCACGATCTCGCAATGGTAGCCCGCTATACCGACCGCATCATCGTGATGCAAAAGGGCGAGATCATAGAGGAGGGCGTCACGCAGGACCTGCTGCGCGAGCCCAAGGATCCCTATACCCGGAAGCTCCTGACGGCGATGCCGCATCGCCTCCCGGCGCGGAGCATTACGGAAGCGGCGGGGCCCATCGTCGAGGTCCGCAACCTCGTGGTCGATTATGGCGGCCGACAGGGCTTCCTGCGCAAGGAACCGGGCAAGCGGGTGCTGCACGGAATTAACCTGTCCATTCGGCCGCGGGAGGTCGTGGCGCTGGTCGGTGGGTCGGGCTCTGGCAAGACGACACTAGGTCGCGCGATCGCAGGCCTCCTGAACCCGACCGGCGGAGAGATCCGCTTTGCGGGACGTTCCATCGTGCCTGGAAGCGAAGGCTGGAACGATTATCGCCTCGACTGCCAGATGGTGTTCCAGGATCCTTATTCCTCCCTGGATCCCAGAATGACCATCGGGGCGCTCATCCGCGAGGCCCTGCGCCTCGTGCCGACCATGCGCAGCCGCGAGAAGACGGAGCGGGTTCGCGAGATTCTGAACGAGGTCGGCCTGAGCGACGCTTATGTGGAGCGCTATCCGCACGAACTCTCGGGTGGCCAGCGTCAGCGCGTCGCCATCGCCCGCGCGGTCGTGCGCCGGCCAGCCTTCGTCATCGCGGACGAGCCCGTCTCAGCCCTCGACGTCACAGTGCGTGCACAGGTGCTCGACCTATTCGCAGACCTGCAGGAACGGCACGGCTTCTCGTGCCTCTTCATCAGTCACGATCTCGGCGTGGTCGAGCAGGTCGCCGACCGGGTTGTCGTCATGCAGGACGGCCGGATCGCCGAGGAGGGGACGCGCGACGCCGTGTTCGACGCCCCGCAGCATCCCTATACCAAGCGTCTTCTGTCGGCGATTCCGATCCTGGTGCGCACGGAACAGGATGGCGTCCGCCTCCGCTGGCGCGACGAGGAGGCCTCACCCGAACATGGGGCAGAGACGCCGAGGCCCGAGGCCTACGCTGCCCTCGGGAGGGGATGA
- a CDS encoding MarR family transcriptional regulator gives MTQPPGASWPTSKVFAQKLRYLTCYFLIGSYARWQRGDGEPPTLAALQRAAVASPRQVAGFIKDLRHGGYLIAEQQESDRRRYLLRPTAALIHEVARSPLAFLAASERLERSSRPLVEIISSSPEQMCDWLGRSVDSYQEDDSLFAPFRAIVQITERECGYPLMAAVVGAHHATQLGTEVGLPSLTYRGLAERFQVSRQHIGNMLTEAERQGWFSIAPGGYLREIPADFIAEFETWAAGQMAHYRLLADLVSSRAGTAPETTA, from the coding sequence ATGACACAGCCGCCGGGAGCCTCCTGGCCAACCAGTAAGGTCTTCGCGCAGAAGCTGCGCTACCTCACCTGCTACTTCCTGATCGGCAGCTATGCTCGCTGGCAGAGGGGGGATGGGGAGCCGCCCACTCTCGCCGCCCTGCAGCGCGCCGCTGTGGCCAGCCCCCGGCAGGTTGCTGGCTTCATCAAAGACCTGAGGCATGGCGGCTATCTTATTGCCGAACAGCAGGAGAGCGACCGCCGCCGCTATCTTCTGCGTCCGACAGCGGCACTGATCCACGAGGTTGCGCGCTCGCCACTGGCTTTTCTCGCCGCGTCTGAGCGGCTGGAACGGTCGTCGAGGCCTCTCGTCGAAATAATCTCATCTTCGCCGGAACAGATGTGCGACTGGCTCGGCCGATCTGTGGATTCCTACCAGGAGGATGACAGTCTCTTTGCACCGTTCCGGGCGATCGTGCAGATCACGGAGCGCGAGTGCGGCTATCCGCTGATGGCCGCTGTCGTGGGGGCGCATCACGCGACGCAACTCGGTACGGAAGTTGGCCTGCCGTCGCTGACCTACCGCGGGCTGGCCGAACGCTTCCAGGTGTCCCGCCAGCACATCGGCAACATGCTAACCGAGGCCGAGAGGCAAGGCTGGTTCAGCATCGCTCCGGGTGGTTATCTGAGGGAAATCCCCGCGGACTTCATCGCCGAGTTCGAAACCTGGGCGGCGGGCCAGATGGCGCATTATCGGCTGCTCGCGGATCTGGTGAGCAGCCGTGCCGGCACAGCACCGGAGACGACGGCCTGA
- a CDS encoding autotransporter domain-containing protein — MLGGKGGRGGGNDRLDGLGIGKGGRGGAGVYSTSRSTSIEAMVVGGDGGDSNNDQGGHQGGTGGSGVEASGAVTVSAEIRGGNGGVSINGAYTGLGGIGLMLMGSNHANVFAPIRGGVGTTGGAGIFLRTDADVTVNSRVRGGDGLDTGGIAIDGDGTGHEINLQANAVVSGGLAGGVRGAAMRVTGDSTLNLSAGAVIEGDIVIDYGNCPTGSCYMSTLTVNVPSNYRYDGSFRGIGRLEKQGSGTLTLSGANAYGGGIVIGQGTLALTGVSSITSAASLRLDGTLDISGLSASSTTIPSLVPTALGEPAPGNIILGNKTLQINQGGIAEFAGRITGAGSVIKDGAAMLTLHAEQGYSGATIVRGGRLDLTGFGSIASSSAVQVDSMLSVSGGETYLLHDLSGSATGRLLLVNGSSLSIAQEAHGTFAGSLESYGTVRKAGAGTLTLTGDSTRFDHIHSPFIGTIAVDQGTLALAGNANLGRSRGLSVDGVLDISGLTAAGTTIANIAGSGTVALGDKSLTVNQTTDSTFSGGFNGAGSLQKMGTGRLVLSGTSTHAGGTTVAQGVLELSGLLRGPVTIGPSGILNAAGGAIEGSVTVENGGTLFGGPSGGTLRMGSLSLAAGSTTNVNLNAPSEDALFDIVGPLTVNGTLNVTGGGAYGTGIYRIFSTNDTVTDAGLALGSTPTIENVMTRLDIGERTVDVLVTGDGTALQYWSGNGMDRGGSGTWSDTTRWLEPDGRQRLWLNGTGVFGGPAGRITVEGAQRIGTLEFLTSGYELVAGSGGELLLDGGGRLWAEGAQTTATVNAPLTGTGSLTKIGAGTIVLAGQNSYSGGTLLQAGALTLAANSALGTGRLDARDGTRLSFGADGLNVANAMALTGNLIIATDPGLAATLSGVIGDGLMPGRVVKTGAGQLTLTGTNSYTGNTVISAGTLQIGEGGTNGSILGDVTNNGTLVFNRSDDVTFGGAVIGSGALVKQGAGRLTLSGANRYTGGTTISRGTLVGSSSSFSGNIANNSSLVFDQAHIGTYSGSISGSGSVTKQGSGTLILTGSNSHTGGTVIKEGTLQIGDGGRMGSISGSIVNNGALVLNRSGSYDINASIRGTGTLAIIGGTANFTGTGYEGPVSVETGAFNLTPNSHWGSIVTIGQGGTLGGSGTIGGLVVRRGGTVSPGYSPGTLNVTGDIAFDAGSSYTVDVTVDGDHDLITAKGASKLSGGTVNVRAARGLYAATNTHAILSAQGGVTGKFASTSSDLAFLTPSLSYDLSNVYLTLTRNQVDFSALAESPNARAAATAAETLGFGNNLYEALVLLSADQASAAFDALSGEAHASAAAVAYGDAAQVQNSILTHLRQPLTSRLPTFVQGSYTAAYAADAPGTTPQPVAVVPAFDPRRFALWGEGFGSWGKIGGNGNAAGLETSTGGFILGADAQVAEAFRLGLAGGFTRTTFDIDGRLSSGSNESVFAALYGSSSWGALSLRLGAAYAWHDIDVNRTVRFPGFAGAIDTSYDGWTAQAFGEVGYRMGLGPVQLEPFVGASVLRLHTDAFQEEGGPAALTGSARDQDLATTTLGLRAEARLSDTVPLIVRGLIGWRHAYGDVEPEALLAFSGGATAFTVAGTPIDRNALVAEAGLDWQITPDMTLGAAYVGQIGERAQEHALKGNFTWRFETR, encoded by the coding sequence ATGTTGGGCGGCAAAGGGGGGCGCGGCGGCGGCAATGACAGGCTCGACGGCCTCGGCATTGGAAAGGGTGGTCGCGGCGGCGCGGGCGTTTACTCGACCAGCCGCTCCACAAGCATCGAGGCGATGGTTGTCGGGGGCGACGGTGGCGACAGCAACAATGATCAAGGCGGACATCAAGGCGGAACCGGCGGCTCAGGCGTGGAAGCGTCCGGCGCCGTAACGGTCTCGGCCGAAATCCGCGGCGGCAACGGCGGAGTCAGCATTAATGGCGCATACACCGGACTCGGGGGCATTGGCCTCATGCTCATGGGTTCGAACCACGCGAATGTCTTCGCTCCCATCCGCGGCGGCGTGGGTACCACCGGCGGAGCCGGTATTTTCCTTCGTACCGATGCAGATGTCACCGTCAATTCACGCGTGCGGGGTGGTGATGGACTGGATACCGGCGGCATCGCCATTGATGGCGACGGTACGGGACACGAGATTAACCTGCAGGCGAATGCTGTCGTCAGCGGGGGCCTAGCCGGCGGCGTGCGCGGCGCCGCGATGCGGGTCACAGGGGATAGCACGCTCAATCTTTCCGCCGGCGCCGTTATCGAGGGAGACATTGTCATCGACTACGGCAACTGCCCTACAGGCAGCTGCTACATGAGTACGCTCACCGTCAATGTGCCGTCGAACTACAGGTATGATGGGTCATTCCGAGGCATCGGCAGGCTGGAGAAGCAGGGCAGTGGAACGCTCACCTTGTCAGGAGCCAACGCTTACGGGGGCGGGATCGTCATCGGTCAAGGCACTCTGGCACTGACAGGCGTAAGCAGTATTACGAGTGCAGCCAGCCTTCGCTTGGATGGCACACTCGACATCTCGGGCTTGTCGGCATCAAGCACGACAATCCCGAGCCTCGTGCCGACAGCGCTTGGAGAGCCGGCACCCGGCAACATCATCCTCGGCAACAAAACACTCCAAATCAACCAAGGCGGCATCGCTGAATTCGCCGGCCGGATCACCGGTGCAGGATCCGTCATCAAAGATGGCGCGGCGATGCTCACGCTCCATGCCGAGCAGGGCTACAGCGGCGCCACCATCGTCCGCGGGGGCAGGCTCGATCTGACCGGATTCGGCAGCATCGCAAGCTCAAGCGCCGTCCAGGTCGACAGCATGTTGAGCGTCTCGGGCGGAGAAACTTACCTCCTGCACGATCTATCCGGTTCCGCGACAGGCAGGCTTCTCCTGGTCAACGGCAGCTCGCTCAGTATCGCTCAGGAGGCACACGGTACCTTTGCCGGCAGCTTGGAATCTTACGGCACCGTGAGGAAAGCCGGCGCCGGGACGCTCACGCTGACGGGCGACAGCACCCGCTTCGACCATATCCACTCACCCTTCATCGGGACCATCGCAGTCGACCAAGGGACACTGGCATTGGCAGGCAACGCTAATCTCGGCCGATCACGAGGTCTGAGTGTCGACGGTGTGCTTGATATTTCCGGCCTGACGGCTGCTGGAACCACAATCGCCAACATTGCCGGGAGCGGCACCGTCGCGCTCGGCGACAAATCGCTGACCGTTAATCAGACGACGGACAGCACATTCTCGGGTGGATTCAACGGAGCTGGCTCGTTACAGAAAATGGGCACCGGCAGGCTCGTCCTTTCGGGCACCAGCACGCATGCCGGCGGCACAACGGTCGCCCAGGGCGTGTTGGAGCTGTCGGGATTGCTCCGTGGACCTGTCACAATTGGACCAAGCGGTATTCTCAATGCGGCCGGTGGTGCCATCGAAGGCTCAGTGACCGTCGAAAACGGTGGCACACTGTTTGGTGGCCCGAGCGGCGGCACGCTTCGCATGGGCAGTCTCAGCCTCGCCGCAGGATCGACGACCAATGTTAATCTCAACGCACCTTCGGAAGATGCGCTGTTCGATATCGTCGGCCCTCTTACCGTTAATGGCACACTCAATGTGACGGGCGGTGGAGCCTATGGCACCGGCATCTACCGGATTTTCTCCACGAACGACACCGTGACGGATGCGGGCCTGGCTCTCGGTTCGACGCCTACGATCGAGAACGTGATGACGCGGCTTGATATCGGCGAACGCACGGTGGATGTGCTGGTTACAGGCGACGGGACGGCGCTTCAATATTGGAGCGGCAATGGCATGGACAGGGGTGGAAGCGGCACGTGGAGCGACACGACACGCTGGCTCGAACCTGATGGTCGGCAGCGCCTCTGGCTGAACGGTACTGGGGTCTTCGGCGGCCCCGCAGGACGGATCACGGTCGAGGGAGCCCAGCGGATCGGCACGCTCGAGTTTCTGACGTCGGGCTACGAGCTCGTGGCAGGCAGTGGGGGCGAACTCCTTCTCGACGGGGGCGGTCGCCTCTGGGCCGAGGGCGCTCAAACGACCGCGACGGTCAATGCTCCGCTCACCGGCACGGGGAGCCTCACCAAGATCGGGGCGGGCACCATCGTTCTGGCAGGACAGAACAGCTATTCCGGCGGGACCTTGCTGCAAGCCGGAGCCCTGACGCTCGCGGCGAACAGCGCCCTTGGTACAGGGCGCCTCGATGCACGCGATGGCACAAGGCTGTCATTTGGAGCCGATGGGCTCAACGTCGCCAATGCTATGGCGCTCACCGGCAACCTCATTATCGCAACAGATCCGGGTCTGGCTGCTACCTTGTCAGGCGTGATCGGCGACGGCTTGATGCCGGGCCGCGTCGTCAAGACAGGCGCTGGCCAGCTGACGCTGACCGGCACCAACAGCTATACGGGCAACACCGTCATCTCCGCCGGCACATTGCAGATCGGCGAGGGCGGGACAAATGGGTCGATCCTCGGCGACGTCACCAATAACGGCACGCTGGTTTTCAACCGGAGCGACGACGTTACGTTCGGCGGAGCCGTCATTGGGTCCGGTGCACTCGTCAAGCAGGGCGCAGGCCGGCTCACGCTCAGCGGTGCGAACCGCTATACCGGCGGCACGACCATCTCACGGGGAACACTGGTCGGGAGTTCGTCGAGCTTTTCTGGCAACATTGCCAACAACTCCTCCCTTGTCTTCGATCAGGCTCATATCGGCACTTATTCCGGATCCATCTCGGGATCGGGATCTGTCACTAAGCAGGGGTCCGGAACGCTCATCCTCACCGGCAGCAACAGCCACACGGGTGGTACAGTCATTAAAGAGGGAACGCTGCAGATCGGCGACGGCGGCAGGATGGGAAGCATCTCCGGCTCGATCGTCAATAATGGCGCGCTGGTCTTGAACCGCTCCGGGAGCTACGACATTAACGCCTCCATCCGCGGGACAGGGACGCTCGCGATCATTGGCGGTACAGCGAACTTCACCGGAACGGGCTACGAGGGACCTGTGTCGGTGGAAACAGGGGCTTTCAACCTCACGCCCAATTCACACTGGGGCTCGATCGTTACGATTGGCCAGGGCGGCACGCTGGGCGGCTCGGGCACGATTGGCGGGCTGGTCGTCCGTCGGGGTGGCACCGTTTCGCCCGGTTACTCTCCTGGGACGCTCAACGTTACCGGCGACATAGCCTTCGATGCCGGCTCGAGCTACACGGTCGATGTGACGGTGGATGGGGACCACGATCTCATTACAGCGAAGGGTGCCTCCAAACTCTCAGGCGGCACAGTGAACGTCCGAGCCGCCCGCGGTCTCTATGCCGCCACGAACACTCACGCGATCCTGAGCGCCCAAGGCGGCGTAACCGGCAAATTCGCCTCCACCTCCTCCGATCTTGCCTTCCTGACCCCTTCGCTCTCTTATGATTTGAGCAACGTCTATCTCACGCTGACCAGAAATCAGGTCGATTTCAGCGCCCTTGCAGAAAGCCCGAATGCACGAGCGGCTGCGACGGCTGCCGAGACGCTGGGTTTCGGCAACAACCTCTATGAGGCCCTGGTACTACTGTCTGCAGACCAGGCGAGCGCCGCCTTCGATGCGCTCTCGGGCGAGGCGCATGCCTCCGCCGCCGCTGTGGCCTATGGCGATGCCGCACAGGTGCAGAACAGCATCCTCACCCACCTGCGCCAGCCGCTGACCTCCCGCCTGCCCACCTTCGTGCAGGGCTCCTACACGGCCGCTTACGCGGCCGATGCTCCCGGGACAACTCCGCAGCCCGTGGCAGTGGTGCCCGCGTTCGATCCCCGTCGCTTTGCCCTGTGGGGCGAGGGCTTCGGCTCCTGGGGCAAGATCGGCGGCAACGGCAATGCCGCGGGCCTCGAAACCTCCACCGGTGGGTTCATCCTCGGCGCCGACGCGCAGGTGGCGGAAGCCTTCCGTCTCGGTCTGGCCGGTGGCTTCACCCGCACCACCTTCGACATCGACGGCCGGCTCTCGTCGGGCAGCAACGAGAGCGTCTTTGCAGCACTCTACGGCTCGTCCTCCTGGGGAGCGCTCAGCCTGCGGCTGGGCGCGGCTTATGCCTGGCACGACATCGATGTGAACCGCACCGTCCGCTTTCCCGGCTTTGCTGGCGCGATCGACACGTCCTACGATGGTTGGACCGCACAGGCCTTTGGCGAGGTGGGCTACCGGATGGGCCTAGGCCCGGTGCAGCTGGAGCCGTTCGTTGGAGCCTCGGTGTTGCGGCTGCACACCGACGCCTTCCAGGAGGAGGGCGGGCCCGCAGCGCTCACCGGCTCCGCCCGGGATCAGGATCTGGCCACCACGACGCTGGGCCTGCGGGCCGAGGCCCGCCTGAGCGACACGGTCCCGCTGATCGTGCGCGGTCTCATCGGCTGGCGCCATGCCTATGGCGACGTTGAGCCAGAAGCGCTCCTCGCCTTCAGCGGCGGTGCCACAGCCTTCACGGTGGCGGGCACGCCGATCGACCGCAATGCGCTGGTGGCGGAGGCCGGGCTCGACTGGCAGATTACTCCCGACATGACGCTCGGCGCCGCCTATGTGGGCCAGATCGGTGAGCGGGCGCAGGAGCATGCCCTCAAGGGTAACTTCACCTGGCGGTTCGAGACACGGTGA
- a CDS encoding LysR family transcriptional regulator, with the protein MNLRFVETFLWVARLGSFSAAAERLNTTQAAISNRIATLERDLGIRLFERDVRCVRLTSLGQQAVPKAEELVRVANEFREAVSDPGSLRGSIKIGTIDSIVHAWLPQFIERIRARYPSVAIDLNTDTSLSLAREVAERRIDLALIMGPVIAPEIINLELCTFACTWLASPKLGLPDKPLTLAEIADQPILAYSKDSVPHHRVLRQLADAGIEDPTIYNSNSLATIIRLAQDGIGITPLPTVIVREQLAARTLVALDVTPAFPPLSFHAVYSDHPDNLISAVMAQMAHEVAHSFSLAQTDGASW; encoded by the coding sequence ATGAACCTGCGCTTCGTCGAAACGTTTCTTTGGGTCGCGAGGCTGGGTAGTTTCAGCGCTGCAGCCGAGAGGCTTAACACCACACAAGCTGCAATTTCGAACCGTATTGCTACCCTGGAGCGAGATCTGGGGATTCGACTTTTCGAACGGGATGTCCGTTGCGTTCGCCTTACCAGCTTAGGGCAGCAGGCGGTCCCGAAAGCTGAGGAACTGGTGCGGGTCGCCAACGAGTTCCGAGAGGCCGTCAGCGATCCCGGAAGCCTGCGCGGATCGATTAAGATCGGCACGATCGACTCCATCGTTCATGCTTGGCTTCCGCAGTTCATTGAACGCATTCGGGCCCGCTATCCCAGCGTCGCCATAGATCTCAATACCGATACGAGCCTCAGTCTTGCGCGTGAGGTTGCCGAACGACGTATCGACCTTGCCCTCATCATGGGGCCGGTGATCGCGCCCGAAATCATTAATCTCGAATTATGTACATTCGCATGTACCTGGCTTGCCAGCCCGAAGCTCGGCCTTCCGGACAAACCACTGACACTGGCAGAGATAGCAGACCAACCGATCCTGGCCTATTCTAAGGACAGCGTTCCCCATCACCGGGTCCTGCGACAGCTTGCCGATGCAGGGATCGAGGACCCGACGATCTATAATTCCAACTCCCTCGCCACTATCATCCGGCTGGCCCAGGATGGTATCGGTATAACACCACTCCCAACTGTAATCGTGCGGGAGCAACTCGCGGCTCGAACGCTGGTGGCACTCGACGTAACGCCAGCCTTTCCGCCACTTAGCTTCCACGCGGTCTATTCCGACCATCCGGACAACTTGATTTCGGCCGTGATGGCACAAATGGCGCACGAGGTCGCCCACAGCTTTTCATTGGCACAGACGGACGGAGCCTCCTGGTAG
- a CDS encoding carbon-nitrogen hydrolase family protein, with product MKVSLIQMNSQNNKAENLKTAAAMIEKAVSEETPDLIVLPEYYAYLGEGRDNVHGNGEFFPDGESYKLMSSLAAKHRVTIHAGSVVEREGNNHYNTTLVFGPDGKELARYRKIHLFDVDVPGGISYRESDTINRGQDVVTYKVGDVTVGCAICYDIRFPELFRKLRDAGADVIVLPAAFTLMTGKDHWETLARARAIETQTYFLAVGQVLSHADSKKWCWGHSMVIDPWGHMVAQCSDKVASTSARLDLDYIQHVRRNVPVAQHHVLA from the coding sequence GTGAAAGTCAGTCTGATTCAGATGAATTCCCAGAACAACAAGGCGGAGAACTTGAAAACTGCAGCCGCGATGATCGAGAAGGCCGTCAGCGAAGAGACGCCCGATCTCATCGTCCTGCCAGAGTACTACGCCTATCTCGGCGAGGGACGCGACAACGTCCACGGCAATGGCGAGTTCTTCCCGGACGGCGAATCCTACAAGCTGATGTCCAGTCTTGCCGCCAAGCATCGGGTGACCATCCATGCCGGCAGCGTCGTCGAGCGCGAGGGCAACAACCATTACAACACAACCCTGGTGTTCGGCCCCGACGGCAAAGAACTCGCCCGTTACCGCAAGATCCATCTCTTCGACGTCGATGTCCCGGGCGGCATCAGCTACCGCGAGTCGGACACGATCAACCGCGGCCAGGACGTCGTGACCTACAAGGTCGGGGACGTCACTGTCGGTTGCGCGATCTGCTACGATATCCGCTTCCCCGAACTCTTCCGCAAGCTGCGCGACGCGGGCGCCGACGTGATCGTCCTGCCGGCTGCCTTTACGCTGATGACCGGCAAGGACCATTGGGAGACACTGGCCCGCGCCCGCGCCATCGAGACACAGACCTACTTCCTGGCGGTCGGTCAGGTGCTCTCGCACGCGGACAGCAAGAAATGGTGCTGGGGCCATTCCATGGTGATCGATCCCTGGGGCCACATGGTCGCCCAGTGTTCCGACAAGGTCGCAAGCACCAGCGCACGCCTCGACTTGGACTACATTCAGCATGTGCGCCGCAACGTTCCGGTGGCCCAGCACCACGTCCTGGCCTGA
- a CDS encoding RraA family protein, with amino-acid sequence MFTVNPMPKQISQDLVDLLEKVETATVGHFLHSGFVDRELRAVLPEKRVAGTAVTVRLPHADSTILHYLTKLVRPGDIVVVDRCGDTKHACWGGVVTHSMKIAGVKAGIVDGPATDFSEIRNVEMPMWCRGPSPITTKILGLEGAINVPVTVGGQVIEPGDAILADESGVLVLNPAEARAVAERAIGMQENEIKLLERLRNGEKLPDISGATRIVEEKARRVA; translated from the coding sequence ATGTTCACCGTCAATCCGATGCCGAAGCAGATCTCGCAGGACTTGGTCGACCTGCTGGAAAAGGTTGAGACCGCGACCGTCGGCCACTTTCTGCATTCGGGCTTCGTCGATCGCGAGCTGCGTGCGGTGCTGCCCGAGAAGCGTGTTGCTGGCACCGCCGTCACGGTGCGGCTACCGCACGCGGACAGCACGATTCTGCACTACCTCACCAAGCTCGTCCGCCCAGGCGACATCGTCGTGGTGGATCGCTGCGGCGACACCAAGCACGCATGCTGGGGCGGCGTCGTCACGCATTCCATGAAGATCGCGGGCGTGAAGGCCGGCATCGTGGACGGCCCCGCCACCGACTTCTCGGAAATCCGCAACGTCGAGATGCCCATGTGGTGCCGCGGCCCGTCGCCGATCACCACCAAGATCCTGGGTCTTGAAGGCGCGATCAACGTGCCGGTCACGGTCGGTGGACAAGTGATCGAGCCGGGCGACGCGATTCTCGCCGATGAGAGCGGGGTTCTAGTGCTCAATCCGGCCGAGGCGAGGGCTGTGGCGGAGCGGGCCATCGGCATGCAGGAAAACGAGATCAAGTTGCTGGAGCGGCTTCGCAACGGCGAGAAGCTGCCGGACATTTCCGGCGCAACCCGGATCGTAGAAGAAAAGGCCCGGCGCGTCGCCTGA